gaatactggacaaaaaaaagggacggagggagtataagaaATAAATTGCAAATGACTACCCTGAGGCAGTCCATGCCCTAGTTTTAAAGCTTTCTTTGCAATAACTACGTGGCACTGATGAGTTCTATTTGAAGCGTCACCCCTCTGACTTAAGAAAGGAACACATTTATAATCTGAACCAACTTGACCGTACCTCAATTCATTTCGAGGCTCTAAAATAACGACTGAGCAAACCTCCAAGGTATGGAATATTTGGCCTTCGTGAGATTCAAACTTGTGATCTCTTGGGGACAAGCCACTTAACTGTTTTCTCATgcccacttggccaaaccccttgaAATTGTatgaaaagaatgaaaaaatcaattttttctgTAACTTTATGTGTGTTTAGTTAGCAAGAAAATTGTAGGATTTACGAGTTCAATTTTTCTACGAGGAAAtactttcctaaaaaaaaatactaggaaATACTTTCCTATAAAATATATAGATAATGGAAAATGTTGCATATATAGTTACACATTTCATATTTGGATGTTTACACTCTACATCTCCAAGATTATGtagaaattcaaaacatttggatATAAATTCACAATATTTATCTTATTCTtaactctctcttctttttttataaaaattaagcATATTTTCACATAAATCTATTAAATCGACCTTGAATTTATAACATTTGCACGTTGGTAGTTTCGTCTTGATTTACGAATTTATATGCTAATATTGCGAATTTCTCGAAAATTCAAGTACACATATTGTGAGTTTCTATGAAATGTAATGAATTTAAAATGATTCAGAAAGGTTGATATTAATCTACTACTACTTTGCACGGTGAGCTTCCATTAAGGGATCTTTTAAGTTGTTAAGTTAAGGACCTCATGAGTATAACATCGTTCCCgctcaaattttgatgatttgaactgttcaatgtgtttaaaacatggTTTTAAGGATACTCCTCAAGAAATCAGCGAATAATATGATTGGgtagggcttgatccgaacagtttttcataaaaatgcatttaaaCGCTATAAatgaatttttgtgaaaaactattcggatcaagcccttcctggtatTATTTTTTCTGGtttctcgcgtgtacccttaaaatcatgctctaatcacattgagcgattcgaattatcaaaatttgataaaaaaaatagagattcttAACTTAACTCAATAAAAAATCCCTTATTGGAAGGGGACTGCTACTTTGCATTGTACTAGCACCCTAGCACTGCAACAAGGTCCAGGCCCCAGGCCCAAGTAACGTTCCAGGAGTTcccttttttaatttaataataaAACTGCCGCCCtcctcaaattttaaaaaaccccaTTAGAgatagaagacaaaaaaaacattagCATTATTGACATTCTTACTGGTGTAGTCGCCTATTGCGCTACCTAGGAAGTTTGTTAAGGATACAAACTCAAAAAACAATATCCATGGCTATAAACCTCCTGATATAAATATGTAGTTTTTGACACAAGTAAGCTTCATTTGATCATCACCATGAGTCTTCCGAATTCGAGTTCCATCAGGTATTTCTTCTCTCAATTTCCTTGACAACGGGTTTCGAATCCATTTACCGGATCGAACAAAATTCATTGCTATTGTATTGTATTTATACGCATGTTCTTACATATTGTTCCTTCTGATCGTCTGTGTATTTCTAGAACCCGATACCAATCCAAACCCGAGATCTATCCGGAAACCCAAGTCGACCGCGGCGGCGACACCATCAAATTCAGGTGCAACGGAAAATCCCTGAGCGCTAAGGCACTATCGCGAGTCTTCTCCGAAGACTTTGGAAagctgaagaagaagaagaccatAATCGACCCCCGGGGACAGTTTATCCGGCGATGGAGCAAGGTTTTCTTTCTAGCTTGCTTGGTGTGTTTGATCGTGgacccccttttctttttcgtgCCGGTGGTTAACCCCAATGAATTCTGCCTCGACACCGAGGCGGGGGTCCTGCAAATTGCGCTCACAGTTCTTCGATCGATTACTGATTTGTTCTTCGTGATCAATATCGTTGTGCGGTCGAAAACGGCTTATGTCGGTCCGTCGTCGCGCGTGTTTGGGAGGGGAGAGCTGGTTATCGATCCATGGAAGATCTCGTCACGCTACCTTAGAAATGGTTTCTGGTACGATTTTCTGGCTGCGCTACCGTTCCCTCAGGTATTCAATTTTGCTTCCACGTTTAAAACttgattttcttaaaaaaaaatcaaaattgtttttctgcctcttcatctttttctttgtttgaacTACTAGACTTCAAATTTGAAGGTCTGATAGTATTTGTTGTCATCAATTTTCGGACCCGCACATGAAACTTGTTTCTGCATtcgcaatttttatttttttattttttaaagaaattcaCTTTGCATGAACACCAAAAAGAGGTCTTTCGATTTTGGAAGTCGCGAGGTTTCCGTAGAAAAATTTTGATTGTGAATGTCTTAAATTTGTTTCCATCAAAAGTGTTTTCGTCTTTCTCACATAAGAAAACTGATTTCAAATGATGTTTTTCACTGTTTTCGTGTTTGCATTATTCAAATGTTCCCACAATAAACGAAATTTCAATTATaagaccctgccaagcaggggtgcttggGTGCTTGGCAAGGGTGTCGAGCGCATTTcgaccgtctaaaagtgttttggacggtccggatgcaaaagtaccgaacggattttttttaaaaaaaaagggaaaaaaagaagatgtttTGATCCAgaccgttgattccgagatgaacttTGAGATGAACGATCGGATTGACCGCTcagcacccgctcggcagggtccccgggtccccCAAAACAAAGTTCTTCAACTTTTTAAAGATGTTACGGAGTAGTTCGTACTTTATTATGTAAAAGAAaggacaaaagaaaatttgcGTAGGTTTTAGTTCATTGGTTTTCCAAAAATGAAACATATTCAAAAACCTAAAAGTATACTTTTAACGCACAATTATATTGCACGCGTGTGGGTCCACTCCGGATTCCACGAAAAATAtctacaaattttaaaataattttttatggggttctgtacaaaatcaatttcaaaagatatcggtaaatattttttctgaattcgtaGGGTGAAACTGGTCAACTACTCAGTTTCGCCTCttcaaattcagaaaaatactTATCAATACGcattgaagctgatttttttacaggattCCATTaaagattattttaaaatttatgaatatttttttatagtatttttGTAAGATCCGAAGTGAGCCCCACAAACGTGCGGTATAAATGTGCGATAAAATTTTTGATTAAACCACAAacatatcatatatatataagaaaagaaaagtacaaaagagACACTATCGGTtcgaaaatacaaaaaataacaaaacaaaataaagaaaggaaaCTAAAAAAACCGCTCAGTGTCAATGTGCAATAAGATTTGTGCGGCTAGAGTATCACTTCTGCTCACAAACAACTAAAAGTCAAAAACCGTGCAAATAAATTGAAACGGAAATCAAGAATTAACTGGCAGGGAATAGTCAACTCGACACACGGCCTATAACCCAATTCTCAAATCTCAAAACCTAATAAAGTATTACTAGTATTAATTTCCTCAGttaatatttatatttattttaaatacCGGCACAACACAAATGATCCTGTATCACCATCGTCGTCATCATATACTATATCACTATTACGAGTGATCTTTCAAGACAGTTTAGTTCCGTTTAGCCACTGATTTTATCTTAATTAATACAGTAATTACGTATATTAATTATTTAATTCCAGGTGATGATTTGGTGCATCTTACCTAATTTAAAAGGTTCAACGACTTCAGGCTCCGGAAGTTCTCTACGGTACCTGATGTTGATACCCTACTTTCAGAGGCTAACCATAGCATACCCACTCAGTATCCAAATTGCCAAGGCCACGGGTATCGTCGTCCAGAAAGCCTGGCTTGGAGCTGCTTATAACCTCATGCTTTACTTGTTGTCAAGCCATGTAAGTATGTACTTCATCCCCACACAACAATAACAGAATCCATGTCTAGTCCCCGGCCAATTATTAAGGGTACGTATGGGCGGGAGATGATTGAAGACGGATCTAATATTCGATTACTAGAAATTGATCACACAGATACAAAAGATCAAggccggctctgagattttggaggcctaagacGATCTTCGAAAGTGAGGCCCTTAATTATTGTaaacgaaaatcaaataaaaagtcaatcacactgaataattttgattcggatagagtatttgtttgtaatgagaAGTACCGGAGTAGTAGCGTTTAAGGAGACAAAAAGATGCATCCATACACCcaccacactgaataattttgaaaggCCCCAGAGATTTTTGGCGATCCAGTGACCTTTTACtcctcctttttgtttgttttttcctgcaTTCTGTGTTCTATTTTTCTGGGCCATTGGGGCTTAaatataaaatgtcttattgagtttaaaattgatccctaaaacaacacatatatactaggtcCTAAAAATAAGTGGGGGCCCTATTTGTTTGACATTTTTTGGAGGCTTAAGGCCCACGCCTGTTGGGCCTTAGCCCAAAGCTGGCagtgcaaaagataaaaaagcaTGGAAATGTGGAGCTCTAAAAACACCACCATTTTCAAGTTCATAAAGTCTACCCCTTTAGTTTTTTAGTACTTCACGATCACTGCACTTGATCCGACCGTGCTCATGCATCATTTAATTAATACTCTCAGAATGAGTGCACCGCGacatatttttataaatttgtatCCTAATACTTCTATCTAAATCAATCCAGTACATTGTGTTTGACATCAGGTTATGGGGAGTGTTTCGTACCTCTTATCAATACAACGCGAGGCAGCATGCTGGAGAAGCACATGCGATCAGAGTAACACAACATGTAGCTACGACTACTTCGACTGCATGACAATAGGGGACCCAACGAGGGAAGCTTGGATCCAGGCAAGCAATATGTTTAACGTTTGTTATGCAGGAACTGGTGGTACTTACCCTTATGGCATATACGCCCCCGGTGTGGTTGCCGGGGTCACGTCGTCTTCGTTCTTGCAGAGATACTTCTACTCTCTTTGGTTTGGCCTACGGAGTGTCAGGTACCAACCACTGCACCTACTTTGAATGGCTAAACGTACATGCAATTACACCAAACGCAAAAATTTAGGCACAAACCACTTAGCCTATGTAGACATGTGAAGCAACGTAGCATAGTTGTTTGATAACGAAAACGGCATGTCACGTccttgatttttaacataaataataattatttacaaTCAATACTGACGTAccgataatacccaaatgacatATTCTCCTCAGTTCTCAAagttaaaattaaaagttacaATCCTAACTCAAAGCCCCAAGTTATACAAATGACAAAATAATATTATAGTTTTCACTATTCATTCTTTTAAATactacttttaaaaaaaatgcaaattcaaCTCCTCCTTTATACCTCCGAGACATATGAACAACAAGCACGCGATGCACGCCATGCCGACTTCCTTGttttttacctgaaaatgataggttgagttacactagtccagtagagaaatctatactcaagttatatgaaaaataCACCAAACGCGAATGAGACTCAACAAGTGAATATGAGATACAAGATGGGTTACCAAAATGAACTAACAAGTTTAGACTTCGGGACCCCAGACATCTTAAAGATAACCCTAACCATCCACACGTCAACTAGAAGTAGTATTAGGACTCatatcaatcaaacaaacaacgACAATAGTTTAACCATCCAACAACTTTCCGAATGAATGCCACAAACCACTTCCTCTTTTCATGCCATCTACCATAGAGCCttatttcataaaactttcattttttgatttccaaaacaatttagaaAAAACTCAATACCATCACAGGTCAAGCTCcattgattcgagcttgaatgccggagtccgttgatttgtgcccaaatactaGATCccttgattcgctcaagaataccagaggatttttgataaaaaccctcttttcaaaacaaaatttctttctttaataaaacaTCAATAGAATcaacctttcattttctttttcagcaGCTACAATCTTAATCACCAAATAATCCAAACGTCAatataaacttccaaagtcaaccataattttcttcatttaccaccccttgcatcacattgaattctctccacctgggttttcgcattaccacaccttgcgttacGGGCCCTCTAGAATCTTCGCATTACaacaccttgcgttgcaggaccctcaattcagaATTCAGAACTCACGTAAACATAAAAGCATTATCAATCAATATATAAGCTAacatcattttttaaattcacATTCGTTCATACATCATCAACAATGTATTACAAACTCATAAACACCCTCATTGCACattgataaatactttaaaTCTATGTTATTCCTAATCAACCTTACGGTACATTCTCTACCTAACGACACAAATATTATACTTGAACGAGTGTCAAGAGACAAGATCGAACAACGAGCCATTAGGATACAAGAAATCATACTTgagagtgacttaaacatgttctaacCATATAGAGAGCCATAACACGGAACAAAAACAACGTTAGGAGTAGTTACAGACATTGGCAGATTGACACACCTttactcaaatggtcataactttctgtgtactaaggcTTTTAAGAAGATTCCTGGTGGCAATAGAAagttgacttcaagaccttcgattCGATATAAtgtttgcatgaaacggacatcggacgagaaagttatggACGTTCGAAGTTGGGCGCtaacccagaaaacgagacagattcaTGACCAgatttctaaaatccaccattaattcaattctcaacggttttgggtgatttcagtggcattagaacgggctctaagtctactctatttcatatgaaggaatcaaaatttatttccaagtttaagATGATGAAAAACTACCATAAACAGCGACCGATTCTGcagaatttcaaaaatgaaaagaacaacTTCAAACAACGAAGCAATGCACGATCTAACTACACAATCATTgcataaacgcataacaagagtaagaaattcctaccAAAGTGGATTTTGAGCAAAACTCTAAGTACACCGAGCAAAGATCCATCAAGAACAAGCTTTTCCAAAGCAATACCACTAGATCTACAACCTAGATTATCCAAAAACGCGATCAATGTATGAATCAAAGTTAGGGtttgagaagagaaagaaaaagagaaccaaaaatCATGAATCTTACCTCCAATAATGAGAAACTTGAAACCCGGTTGATATTTGAACGATTAACAAATAGATCTTGAAGATTTAGTGGTGTTTGAGGTGCAAATCCAAGGAGTTGGGAGAAGaattgaagagagaaggtgGAGTGGCGATTTTTAGGCTTAGTTCGTGGTCTTTGAgtgaaaaaataacataagGGGCTTATTTATAGTGTTTGAAATGCATGctgaaatttcagaatttttgcAGGATGTATTGGTACTGGGAAACTACAGTACCGGTACATCAAAgacagatttgaaattttttgtcaacgTTCACCGAATCAAACCCCGACTGCTATCAACACTTCCACACGTCATTTCAACacaaaaactcaaaattcaACTATTCTCCGGATGTCCAGTACACAACAGTAGGCATATCCGTATAACCTCATTAATAAACATATAAGATGATATAAATACGATCTTTTTCATATTAAacgattaaagaaaaaaaattacgactCTTTACattctatcctccttaaagaaatttcgagGAAACCAAGTCCAGCCAAGCCTTCAATCACATTACCTAATCCCATATCAcaattccataaccaaaatctCATCCTTCCTTCCCTACGGTGACCTTCTCTTACCCTTTTTGCTCCACAAAACTACTCGCTAACGGTATGGTCCTACCACCCAACAGTCAATCTTGTATGCCTAGGATGCACATCAGTTTCTCCTCAATAACTACATCAACCTCCAATCGCTCTTCTAAAATCTCAACCTTCACAGACACTCAAATTCTAACATTCACTCCGGGATTCAACGACTTATATCCTCTCGTTCTTCATACTCTGAATTATGCATTCTCTTTTTCCCAATCAATGTCAACTATCCATCTAGAAAACCCTGAATAACCCTTGCGGTAATAAAACCCAGGAACCCAAAATCCAATGATTAGACTTTATAATGATCATCACCCTCTGCTCAGTTTTAACACCGACTCACCATAAATAAACTTCTTAGGTCTCAAAGCTATTGACATCTTTTTCAAATCCAAGAGTAAACACGTCTCACAATCGATTCAACTCAATTGATAATACTAAGGATAGACACCGATACTAAGTGCACTTGAAACCAACTGTTAGCTACGATCTCCAACTCACACCTTTACTTATCCACATGACACCTTATGAGCTCTGCATAAACCTCAAACACCCCTTCATCCATCTAACATTCAAACACAATCAAATTCTAACACTATTTCCCGTTCCCTAATCCATTTAGATTCATTATTGATTTCTACTTTAGAAAACTAAACGCACTTATGTCGTAATGTGTCATTTCTTCGTATCTCTAACACAACTCATTCTTGAAACCATTCGTATAAACTTCCAAATCCACTATTCTCCTTACCGCCAGTCACTAACCACTGCCAATTAAGCGTTGACAAATCATGGAAACCTTTCACCTCCACATCTTACAATATATACACGGAGTTAAATTCTATCATTTTCAAACTTTACATCTTACTATGGCTAGTAAAAGAAAGGACGCACGCCAAATTCCAACTAAAAATTCATTTCCTCATAGCACATATCTACACACCTCAGTATCTAATTTATATCGTATACTAAGAGAAAATTACACACATCGAGATTACATAGAGAGTCAAGCATACAAGTTAAAGCCAAGTAGTAGCACGTGTCACACACGAGTTATCTCAATAAATCAACCATACGATTCAATAGCTTACAACATAGAACATACCCACACATTAACAGCTTCACTCAGTGTCCAACAGACTCGCCACGTATCAACGTACCCATAATGTGTACATCATTTCACAATTCATGGCTTTAAAAGCCCAACAGTTATCTCGTTCTTTTCAATTTCGTAATGGCTCACACATCGTCTATTCACCTTACCAATCTCAAGCATTCCAATTCATTTAGTCAAAACAAAATCACATATTTCTCACATTTATAATCTTAAACATCACACCACAGATACACGTATTATCAATTCAAATTATTCATCTATTCTAACAACATTACAACCTAACAACATGTCTATACTTCTCGTTATATTCTAAGACTCCAACTATTTTATTACTAAAGAATCAATCTCACTCGCACCAATAACCTCTAACAGTTCCGCTCTCCACAAGTCGCATAGCTCACAATTTTCCCTCAATCAAGTAATCACGTCAACCTCAATATCCCTCAAAGGCATTCGCCACATCTACACTCAACTTCAAGAACAACAACTTCCATTACCACCACCATCCCTGTGATCACTATTATCTCTTAATCTTTCTTAAACAAACTCATTATCTCAATGGCACGCCTGAACATGTCCTATACTGTCATTAGTCTAGCCTACATACTCGGTTACACCCCACACACTATCTCTACACTCCAATCCTTCAATTTGCAACATACTATTTCTCCACATGACTATCACTTCAAGGTTCCCACGCAAGACACCATTTATACTTCGTCTCATTGTCAACCTTAACAGTTCACATTCGTATCGCACCCATTTCTGATAAGTCTCTCACCACACACTTACATCAATCACTCGGCTCAAGTCACATCGATATAGGTCACCTCTAGTCTTGTTGTCCCTCTTACAAGATTCCTATATATAGCCATATATCTCAATTTTCAAGCCAAGAGATCTATCCCACTTATACACAATCCTAGTGTCCAATTGACtttccgagacttccatctagaaggagCGATGATCAAGTGCTTCTTCTAACTGGATCTCATCGGTAGTCGCTTGGATGTCCAGAAGACACATACAGTATCCCGACACCCTACCTATAACCCTTATTTTCCTATACACGATAACTGTCTCAATAACTACTACTACAACAACCAACCACAATTATAACCACAACATGTTTTTACCTTTCTAAACACATTCAAGAAACGCACTAACTCAATTCCTAACGCATATATTTCTCACCTTATACTTATACCATATACAACTCATTTCGTAAGTCATATCAACATTCTATCCCTTTCATCACATGCTAACAAATATCCTCTTTCATCCACCAATATCGTCACTACTCATACCCATCTAACATTTCATACAAAAGACATCTTACCACAAATGGTACGAGACCAAGACCACAAACTGTAACAATATCAATAACAACAATCGCAACCAAGAAAACTACAATGAGGTCAAAGCCTCCAACTTTTCAACAGGGGTTCACAATAAAATATCACTCTGCcatagtaaaataaaataaatccgACAATTCAATGATGTACTGACtcattcatgcaagcacacatgtgttttaaaaaaaaaatgtagcgGATTTtaaacccatgagactaaaaagCCTCCCTACGTTCTCTAGGTATTCAAATCTAAAGttttgataccaatttgtcacgccttcgattttcaacataaataataatcatttacAATAAATACAATCAATATTGACGTAccgataatacccaaatgacttattttctCCAGTTATCAAagttaaaattaaaagttacaATTCTAACTCGAAACCCCAAGTTATTCAAATgccaaaataatattacagttttCATTATTCATCCTGCCGAATactacttttaaaaaaaaatgcaaattcaaCTCCTCATTTATACCTCCGAGACACATGAACAACAAGCACGAAATGCACGCCATGCCGACTTCCTTGCTTTTTACCTGAatatgataggttgagctacactagcgcagtagagaaatctatactcaagttatatgaaaatgcgatgaaaaATGCACCAAACGCGAATGAGACTCAACAAGTGAACATGAGATACAAGAGGGGTTACCAAAATGAACTGACAAGTTTAGACTCCGGGACCCCGGACATCTTAGAGATAACCCTAACCATCCACATGTCAACTAGAAATAGCATTAGGACTCgtatcaatcaaacaaacaacgATAATAGTTTAACCATCTAACAGCTTTTCGAATGAATGCCACAAACCACTTCCTCTTTTCATGTCATCTACCATAAAGcctcatttcataaaactttcattttttcatttccaaaacaatttagagaaaactcaagaccatcacagatcaagctccgttgattcgaacTTGAATGCCGGAGTCCGTtaatttgtgcccaaataccggatccattaattcgctcaagaataccggaggattttgaTAAAAACccccttttcaaaacaaaatttctttctttaataaaatcTCAATAGAATcaacctttcattttctttttcagcaGCCACAatcttaatcaacaaacaattCAAACGTCAACATAAACTTCTAAAGTCAACCATAATTTTCTTCATCAagcgagacattcaactgtgttaccaccccttgcatcacattgaattctctccacctgggtttccgcattaccacaccttgcattgTGGGCCCactagagtctccgcattaccacaccttgcgttgcaggaccctcaattcaaaattcagAACTCACGTAAACATAAAAGCATTATCAAATAGTATATAAGCTAAcatcatttttcaaattcaCATTCGTTCATATATTATCAACATTGTATTACAAACTCATAAGCATACCCCATTGCACattgaaaaatactttaaaTCCACGTTATTCCTAATCAACCTTACGGTACATTTCCCACCTAATGACACTAATATTATACTTGAACGAGTGTCAAGAGATAAGATCGAACAATGAGTCATTAGGACACAAGCATTTATACTcgagagtgacttaaacatgttctaacTATATAGGGAGCCATAATACGGAACAAAAACAATGTTAGGAGTAGCTACAAACATTggcagattgacacacctctattcaaatggtcataactttctgtgtattAAGACTTTTAAGGAGATTCCAGTGGCaatagaaagctgacttcaagaccttggATTCGATATAAtgtttgcatgaaacggacatcaaacgagaaagttatggccattcgaagttggtgcaaacccagaaaacgagacagattcaTGACTAGAattctaaaatccaccattaattcaattctcaacggttttgggtgattcttacggcattagaacgggctctaagtctactatatttcatatgaaggaatcaaaatttatttccaagtttaagATGATGAAAAACCTCCATAAACAGTGACCGATTCTGcagaatttcaaaaatgaaaagaaaaacctcaaacaacgaagcAATGCACGATCTAACTACACAATCACCacataaacgcataacaagagtaagaaatccctaccaaagtgggttttgagcaaaactctAAGTACACCGATAAAAAATCCATCAAGAACAAGCTTTTCCAAAGCAATACCACAAGATCTACAACCTATATTATCCAAAAACGTGATCAATGTATGAATCCAAgctagggtttgagagagaaagaaaaagagaaccaaaaatCATGAATCTTACCTCCAATAATGAGAAACTTGAAACCCGGTTGATATTTGAACGATTAACACGTAGATCTTGAAGATTTTTAGTAGTGTTTGAGGTGCAAATCCAAGGATTTGGGTGAAGaattgaagagagaaggtgGAGGGGCAATTTTAGGGCTTAGTTCGTGGTCTTTGAgtgaaaaaataacataagGGGTCTATTTATATTGTCTGAAATGCGTGctgaaatttcagaatttttgcaggatgtaccggtactgggaaacTATGGTACCAGTACGTCAAAGacagatttgaaaatttttgtcgACATTTACCGAATCAAACTCCGActgctaccaacacttccacacGTCATTTCAACACCATAACTCAAAATTCAACTATTCTCCAGATGTCCGGTACACAACAGTAGGCATATCTGTATAACCTCattaataaacatataatttgatATAAATACGATCTTTTTCATATTAAacgattaaagaaaaaaaaattacgggtctctacacagcG
The sequence above is a segment of the Rhododendron vialii isolate Sample 1 chromosome 13a, ASM3025357v1 genome. Coding sequences within it:
- the LOC131314918 gene encoding protein CNGC15b-like → MSLPNSSSIRTRYQSKPEIYPETQVDRGGDTIKFRCNGKSLSAKALSRVFSEDFGKLKKKKTIIDPRGQFIRRWSKVFFLACLVCLIVDPLFFFVPVVNPNEFCLDTEAGVLQIALTVLRSITDLFFVINIVVRSKTAYVGPSSRVFGRGELVIDPWKISSRYLRNGFWYDFLAALPFPQVMIWCILPNLKGSTTSGSGSSLRYLMLIPYFQRLTIAYPLSIQIAKATGIVVQKAWLGAAYNLMLYLLSSHVMGSVSYLLSIQREAACWRSTCDQSNTTCSYDYFDCMTIGDPTREAWIQASNMFNVCYAGTGGTYPYGIYAPGVVAGVTSSSFLQRYFYSLWFGLRSVSTQGQNLVTSIFIGENIYSTIIVILGLLNLSLLIGNMEGYLLSSNQRIEEWRVKKSDKEHWMHHRQLPQELRESVHRYDRYKWVATYGVDEETLLSDLPKGLRRQIKRHLCLNLVRRVPLLEEMDDRMLDSICERLQPRLWTEGMFVIREGDPLNEMLFIIRGHLDSHTTNGGQLGFYDSCRIVPGDFCGEELLTWALKKHRSDVLPSSTRTVKASSDAEAFGLGAEDLRFVASQFHMLHSKKLRHKFRFYSHQWRTWAACFIQAAWRRFKRRKEFRELGAVEGGSGSPGSSGSGRGEVFVARPGSGLAHFASMLISDIRSKRYGSESGVLSPLPKPEED